A region from the Chrysiogenia bacterium genome encodes:
- a CDS encoding pyruvate kinase yields MRAWSKTKIIATLGPASQDAATIGKLLAAGADCFRINFSHGDGKSLRPLYESARAAAAEAGLPIPLLADIQGPKLRIGDLPSEGVMLHSGAEFSLTTRDVSGSAAEVHTPHEELVADVRPGAVIYLADGTIRLRVESVTDTDVKTSVLTGGALFSHKGINVPGVSLSSIPTLTEKDERDLRSVADMG; encoded by the coding sequence ATGCGCGCGTGGAGCAAAACCAAGATCATCGCCACCCTGGGCCCTGCCAGCCAGGATGCGGCCACCATCGGCAAGCTGCTCGCCGCCGGGGCCGACTGCTTTCGCATCAACTTCTCCCATGGCGACGGCAAGTCCCTGCGCCCGCTCTATGAGAGCGCCCGCGCCGCGGCCGCTGAGGCCGGGCTTCCCATTCCGCTCCTGGCCGATATCCAGGGCCCCAAGCTGCGCATCGGAGACCTGCCCAGCGAGGGCGTGATGCTCCACTCGGGGGCGGAGTTTTCGCTCACAACGCGGGACGTGAGCGGCAGCGCCGCCGAGGTTCACACCCCGCACGAGGAACTCGTCGCCGATGTGCGCCCTGGCGCCGTGATCTACCTGGCCGACGGGACCATCCGGCTGCGGGTGGAGAGCGTTACGGACACCGATGTGAAGACCAGCGTGCTGACCGGCGGCGCGCTCTTCTCCCACAAGGGGATCAACGTGCCGGGCGTCTCGCTCTCGAGCATCCCGACGCTCACCGAAAAGGACGAGCGCGATCTCAGGTCCGTTGCCGACATGGGC
- a CDS encoding citrate synthase → MPEDTLTITDNRTGKQYTLPITDGAIRALDLRKIKVAEDDFGMMTYDPAFQNTASCRSEVTFIDGAKGILNYRGYPIEQLAEDSNFLEVAYLLLHGELPVQRDLDAFTSECIHHTFVPETLKKFMEGFRYDAHPMGMLQGTVAALSTFYPEARNVDDPENRYQQMIRLIAKMPTIAAFCYRHAHGMPYVYPDNELSYTGNFLNMIKRIAEPRYQPNPVLERAMDVLFILHADHEQNCSANAMRSVGSSHVDPYSACSAAIAALFGPLHGGANEAVLRMLKEIGSKDRIPDVIKQVKAGERKLMGFGHRVYKSYDPRAKVIKKLADEVFEVTGTNPLLDIALELEKIALEDEYFVGRNLYPNVDFYSGLVYDAIGFSQDFFPVLFAIPRTAGWLAQWNEMMNDPDQKIARPRQVYVGSGRRDYVKVADRK, encoded by the coding sequence ATGCCTGAAGATACCCTGACGATCACCGACAACCGAACGGGCAAACAGTACACCCTGCCGATTACCGATGGCGCCATCCGGGCCCTCGATCTGCGCAAGATCAAGGTGGCCGAGGACGACTTCGGGATGATGACCTACGATCCGGCTTTCCAGAACACGGCCTCCTGCCGCAGCGAAGTGACCTTCATCGACGGCGCCAAGGGTATTCTCAATTACCGCGGCTACCCGATTGAACAACTGGCCGAGGACAGCAACTTCCTGGAAGTGGCCTACCTTCTGCTCCACGGCGAGCTGCCGGTGCAGCGCGATCTCGACGCATTTACCAGCGAGTGCATCCACCACACCTTCGTGCCCGAGACCCTCAAGAAGTTCATGGAGGGCTTCCGCTATGACGCCCACCCCATGGGGATGCTCCAGGGCACGGTCGCCGCGCTCTCGACCTTCTACCCCGAGGCGCGCAACGTCGATGACCCCGAGAACCGCTACCAGCAGATGATCCGGCTCATTGCCAAGATGCCGACCATCGCCGCCTTCTGTTACCGCCACGCCCACGGAATGCCGTATGTCTATCCCGACAACGAGCTTTCCTACACGGGCAATTTCCTGAACATGATCAAGCGCATCGCCGAGCCGCGCTACCAGCCCAACCCGGTGCTCGAGCGCGCCATGGACGTGCTCTTCATCCTGCACGCCGACCATGAACAGAACTGCTCGGCCAATGCCATGCGCAGCGTGGGCAGCTCCCACGTGGACCCCTACTCTGCCTGCTCGGCGGCCATCGCCGCCCTGTTCGGCCCGCTCCACGGCGGCGCCAACGAGGCCGTGCTCCGCATGCTCAAGGAGATCGGTTCGAAGGACCGGATTCCCGATGTCATCAAGCAGGTCAAGGCCGGCGAACGCAAGCTCATGGGCTTTGGCCACCGCGTCTACAAGAGCTACGACCCGCGCGCCAAGGTGATCAAGAAGCTCGCCGACGAGGTATTCGAGGTCACGGGCACCAACCCGCTGCTCGACATCGCGCTCGAACTCGAGAAGATCGCACTCGAGGACGAGTATTTCGTGGGCCGCAACCTCTACCCGAACGTCGACTTCTATTCGGGCCTGGTATACGACGCCATCGGCTTTAGCCAGGACTTCTTCCCGGTGCTCTTTGCCATCCCGCGCACCGCGGGCTGGCTCGCCCAGTGGAACGAGATGATGAACGACCCGGACCAGAAGATTGCCCGTCCGCGCCAGGTCTACGTGGGCTCAGGCCGCCGCGACTACGTGAAGGTCGCAGACCGCAAGTAA